The Raphanus sativus cultivar WK10039 chromosome 2, ASM80110v3, whole genome shotgun sequence DNA segment AGTGTTTAAACGACcataaaaaatcttattattcataataaacaaattatgaAAAGCTTATGAAAGAGGGAGGACTATGCCTGCGAGATTTTGGACTTTGGAACAAAACTCTTTGTCTGAAATTGTTGTGGCTTCTTTTTGCCAGCGGTTCTTCTGTGGGCAACCTGGATGAAATCAAACAGGATCAAGGAGGAGAATATCTGGAGTTGTGATGTGGACAAGGCAAAATCATGGGTATGGCGTTCTCTTCTCCACCTCCGGCAGTTGGCTTCTCGCTTCATAAGGGTTAACGTTGGAAATGGTCACTCTATTAGTTTCTGGTGGGATATCTGGACGCCTTTCGGTAAGCTCATTGATTACTTTGGTCCTACTGGCCCCAGAGAGCTGTCTATCCCCCTCGAAGCTTCCATCGCTAATGCTTGCAACTTGGATGGCTGGCTAATGCGTGGGGCAAGATCGCAACCTGCTGAGACACTTCAAATCTACCTTACTACTGTCCCTCTGCCTTCCCTGGTAACTGAAAATGACTCTTACGTCTGGTTAGTCAATGACTCTGCGTTGGATAAATTTTCAGCAAAGCTAACTTGGGAAGCCTTGCGTAATAGAGCACCCGCCCAGCAGTGGACCTCCTATGTTTGGTTTAAAGGTGCGATCCCTAGACATTCTTTCAATATGTGGCTAGTTCAGCTTGATAGGCTACCCACTAGAGCTCGTCTCTCCTCTTGGGGCATCAACACATCAACTGCTTGCTGCCTCTGTAACACCTACGTTGAAGACAGAGATCACCTGTTCTTACGCTGTGAGTGGAGTGCCGACCTTTGGACCATTTGCTTGAGAAGAATGGGTTATTCTTGTGGTGGATTCTATTCATGGCAGACTTTCTCTGATTGGCTTAGTCTACATGACAGTGTGGCTCCTAGACTACTCAAATATTTGGTGGCCTCAGCAACTATCTACTCCATCTGGTCTGAGAGGAACAAGCGATATCATGATAACATCTCATCTCCTCCGGAAACCATCTTCAAGCTGCTAGACCGTTTCATTAGAGATGCAATTCTGTCCAAGAGAAATCAGAGGCAGAGTTGTGGCCTAATGCAACATTGGCTCTCTAGGGAGTAAACTCTTTTATTGTTCCTCTGTTATGCTTTAccttgtttttattctttttgccaAGGTAAACCATAACCTGACTTATCCAATTGTAATAAGTTACAAACTCTACCCATTTTAATGGAATTCACATATttggcaaaaagaaaaaaaaaaagcttatgaAACATCAGACGATCAAGCAATATAGTATAATGGATTTGGGACTTTGAAAGAACGATCAGCAACGGCAAACCCTTGCAGGTCACTCCATTGATCGCCAGTATTTCCATGGAGTTTGAAGCCTTTCTTAACCATTCTTGATCGCTGCTCTGATTTGTATTGTGCAGCTGTTTTCCCTTGATCTTCGTGACCTCTGCATTAATCacatttaccaaaaaaaaacaccttAGTTGTTTTCCTCACGAAACCGGTTCATAACTCATAAGTCTAGTCTATGGATATTATAAAATCACTTACAACAGCCAATAATTGTTTATAGTAAACTTTACTCTTActaacttatatatattgaaatcaCTAACCTgaattctttctttttcttttagatgTTGATAGTAAATGTACAtcaacatatacatatttacgACCAAATTAAAGTTCAAATCAAAGAGTCCGAGATTAATCAACCCGTCGATATCGGTTTCGTAATGATAGTGGTTTAAGATTCAAAACTTACGGTAGTAGACAAGTCCTGGAgttctaaacaaaaaaataatatcaataatATTTAGGTACAGCTTGCCTCAAAAGGAGCTGATCCAACCGGAATAACCGGCATCTATGAGATTTTTCTCGGTAACACTCCTCTGACCCTCGTCTCGGCCCGTTAGCAGAATGATAGTGAAACCAAGTTTCATCAGACCTCTGTACAGTTTCAAGCTCGCATCATAACCTGGGGTTGTACCTTGTACCACCCACTCACTGAACTCTTTCGAATTGAACGGCTCAGCCCTAAATCCACCAGAAACAAATCAATCCGTGTGGTAAGAAAAATaccaaacaattaaaataacacatcaataccattaaatcaGAATCATTCACAAATTATGCCcttaataaatgttttaaattttccaaaaatatcctTAATTTTACAAAGGAtgataaaattcattaatggcatttgagtcttttagttttgggcctgcataaatatatttaaatggatCAATAAATAATGGGcttacacatatttataaaatatgctactattatttaatataaatattttatgttcagatattagatatatatattctgaaactaaattaataaaaaaacataatgacattacaatgttattttcttaaatctatatatcataaaattaattttaaatctaaaatagaaaaatacaaacttatgataagttattaataaaaaaataaactaatattgtcatattaataagtttttatattatctttttatttggatgacataataaaaatatcatcaaagtttAAAGACCACAAGTTTATGTAGTATTAAAAAGTATaagaataatttaataaaaatcaaaatactataagatattttatgtttatttgatCATTGGTATTAGATCACAGATTAATAATGATTTTTTGGGGTTTACCGGGTTCTATCGAATTTTTAATTAacgattttttcattaaatccgAACTAGATTATATACATGGTACGGGTCTACCAGTTCAGCAGATCTAGGTCGAATATGAAAACACTTCTTAAAACTcaacattattttcaaaaacttttaaattatatgtttttaataaaaaaaatataaattcattcAAATCACTCTTGACCAtttgttctatttatttttattttgaagagaaaaaataaataataaaaatataaaaactcaatttttatgatttgaaacaaaaataatagtaatttgtaaattaattttcggTTAATAAGTGAAAACAACCCGCGctttttagcaatattttatataattataaatctttaaaattatataatagcccaagtaagaattttggataaaacattgtttaacttattacaaacataaaacagtTGTATgacgcattttaaatttcgccatactgtacacactattacaaacccgcataattgaaacttgatcatgttacagtttatataattaaaacaaataatagttAATCTTTATactgaaaaaacaacaaattaaCTCCGTCCTTtcaagggcggatcaaaatctagtaaatcttaaaccctagaATCA contains these protein-coding regions:
- the LOC108839531 gene encoding uncharacterized protein LOC108839531 translates to MKSNRIKEENIWSCDVDKAKSWVWRSLLHLRQLASRFIRVNVGNGHSISFWWDIWTPFGKLIDYFGPTGPRELSIPLEASIANACNLDGWLMRGARSQPAETLQIYLTTVPLPSLVTENDSYVWLVNDSALDKFSAKLTWEALRNRAPAQQWTSYVWFKGAIPRHSFNMWLVQLDRLPTRARLSSWGINTSTACCLCNTYVEDRDHLFLRCEWSADLWTICLRRMGYSCGGFYSWQTFSDWLSLHDSVAPRLLKYLVASATIYSIWSERNKRYHDNISSPPETIFKLLDRFIRDAILSKRNQRQSCGLMQHWLSRE